Within the Kribbella aluminosa genome, the region CCTGGCCCCCGCCCTCCTGGGAGCCGAGGTCGTCCTCCCCGAACCAGCCGAGTACGTAGCCCTCGGCGCCGCCCGCCAGGCCGCCTGGGCCCTCTCCGGCGCCCCGACCCCACCGACCTGGCAGATCCCCCTCACCAAACCCGAACCCGCCGTCACCGTCGACGCCGCCACCATCCGCGCCAATTACCACCAAGTCCTCACGAACACCCGCCCTCTCCTCTCCCAGCCGTACAGCCGTTAGGCGGGGAAAGAAATGGTCGTATGCTGACGGTTTCTTTCCCCCTCAGCCGGACTTGGCAATGCGCCTGAGCGCAGTGCGGAGAACTACCGGGGCGTCGCCGAACAACTCCTCGTCCAGGGCCTGGGCGATCGCGATGGCCTTGCGGGTGGTGCGGCGGCCCGCCGGGGTGAGCTGGAGCCGGTAGGCGCGACCGTCGGAGGGATCCGGCGTACGACTGAGGAGGCCGGCTTCCTCGAGGTTCTTGACGACCTTCGAGGTCATCATCCGGTCGGCGCCGGCGGTCTGTGCGACCTGCTGCTGGGTCGGCGCGCCGTGGGTGTGCTCCGCCCATCCCGCGGACGCGAGCAGCAGGAACTGGGTCGGCGTCAGGCCGATCTCCCGCAGGCGCCGGTCCAGCTCGGCGCGCCACCGCAGGGCCGCGTGGTGCAACCAGAACCCGGGCGAGGCCAGCGGGCCTTCGGCAGTCTCGTGGGCCTCGCCGGCGGTCACGCGACCGCCGCGGCGCGGGCTTCGAGGGCCGCCCAGGTACGGAAGAAGTCGTGGCGCATCCGGCGGCCGAAGTGGAGCCGGAACAGCGGGACGAGCGGACCGGTGACCCGAACGGTCCGGGTACAACGGATCTTGCCGCCGGGCAGTTGCTCGTAGTCGTTGGACCCCCACAACGTGCCGCCCGGCAGCTTGCACTCAGTCGCCCAACGACGCTCCGGAACGACTTCGGTCACCGTGAACGCCGCGCCGGGATTGCCCTTCTGCTTGACCCATCCGGTGCTTCCGACCGCGAAGTCGCCGTCCAGCCGCGCGACGTCCTCGTGCGGATCCCACTCCGGCCACCCGGCGACGTCGGTCACAACTCGCCACACCGCGGCGGTCTGCCCGGTGATGACGGTCTCTTCTCTGATTTCGTACATCGCGACCTCCTGTTGTCGCGACAACAGTAATTGTCGTCGCGACAACAAGTCAAGAGGTGCTGGAAACGACCTCTACAGTTGGTGGATGGTGTACTTCGGTGGGTTGCTCGGGCTGGTCGGGCTGCTGACGCTGTTGTTTCGCGACGGTGATGTCGTCGGGCTGCCTGCGGCCGGCGTCGGGGTTGGGTTGCTGGTGCTCGGCGCCGGGCTCGGCGCGCTGGGCGTGGTTCGCCGGCGCGTCGTACGCCGCCGGAAGATCGAGCGCGGCGAGCCGGTCCCGGTGGGCAACGTGCTCGAGCGGGCGCAGGCCCTGCCGCGGTTGCTCCGCGACGTACGCCGTGGCGCCTACACGGACCTCCCGCGGAACCGGACGTTCCTCTGGCTGCTCGCGATCGTCTACCTGGTGTCGCCGATCGACATCATCCCGGATCTGCTGCCGATCATTGGTGTCACCGACGACGCCGGTGTGTTCATGTGGCTGCTCACCAGCGTCTCCACGGCCGCCGGGCTCTACCTGCGCAAGGAGCGCGAGCAGCTCCCGCAGCAGCCGCCGCCGCGCGGCCGCCGGGCTACGGACGACGGCTGAGCCAGTCGGCGACGTCCTCGGCCGCTTCCTCGAGATGCTCGTAGGCGAACAGCTGCAGGGCGTCCGTCGGCGTACCGCGGCCGCCGAGACGGTTGGCCGCGGCAACCAGTTCCTGCGCGGCGGCGAGTACCCGCGCCGCCTGCGCCGCCGCCTCCGCCGGATCGTCCAGCGACACGGCCGCAGCCGCCAGGTCCGCGACCTCGCAGGCCTGGTAGGCCATCGCGACCCGCGCCGGGCTCATCTGAAGGCCCTAACGAAGAACAGCCCGGTCATCAGTACGGCGGTGCTCAGCACCAGCCCCCGCAGTACGCCGGCCGGCAACCGCCGGACGACATGTGCTCCGCCGTACCCGCCGATCGTCGCGCCGGTGAGCATCGCGACCAGCTGTGACGGCTGCGCCAGTACGTCGGCCGCGAACACGAAGATCACCGCCGCCGTCAGGTAGACCGCAGCGACCTGGACGACCCGCAGCGGGTTGCCGCGGGCCGGGTCGAGGGTGGTCGTCGCGGTCCAGAACGCGAGCATCATCAACCCGACCGCGCCACCGAAGTACCCGCCGTAGATCGCGAGCAGGAACTGTCCGGCCAGGATCGCCGCCGGCCCCGGATACCCGAGTCGTAGTGCAGCGGTAAGCCGCTTGCCGAAGGCCAGCACGAGGGTCGCGAACGCGAGCAGCCACGGAACGGCCGCATCGAATGACGCCGACGGCAGCAACAGCAACAACCCGGCCCCGATCGCACCACCACAGGCGCTCGCGAGAGTCAGCCGCAGCGGCGACGGCCGGTGGAAGCCCTCGAGTTCGCGGCGGTAGACCCACGCGCTGGTCGCGTTCCCGGGCAGCAGCGCGACGGTCGTGGTCGCGTTCGCGGTCACCGGCGGCATCCCGGCGCCCACCAGCGCGGCGAGGGCCACGAAGCTTCCGCCGCCGCCGACGGCGTTCAGGGCGCCGGCCGCGACACCGGCCAGGAGGATCAGCAGCACCCTTCGAGGATCCGGGTTCCGCGGACACTCCACAATGCGCGATCCCCGTAGTCAGCCTCAGCCTGGGACGTAGGCTGAGGGCATGCGGTACGACCTCGACGATCTCCGGCTGTTCACGCACGTCGCGGCGGAAGGCTCGATCACCGCCGGAGCGCGGGTGATGCACCTCAGTCTGCCTTCGGCCAGTGCGCGGGTCAGGGCGCTCGAAGCGCAGGCCGGCGTACCGCTCCTGGTCCGCGAGCGGCGCGGCGTCCGGCTGACCCCGGCGGGCGCCACGCTGGCGCGGCACGCGCGGGAGGTGCTGGCCGAGACGACCCGCCTGGACAGCGCGGTCGCGTCGTACGCCGTCCCGCGCTCGGCCCCGATCCGGCTGGTCGCCGGCGGGTCCGCGATGCACCAATTGGTCCCGCTCGCGCTCGCCACGTTCCTCCGCGACCATCCGGAGTACGACGTGAACGTGAGCGAGCGGCGGACCGTCCGGATGGTCCGCCTGCTCGCGGCGGGCGAGGCGGATCTCGGCGTGATCCTGGACGACGAGCCGACCCCGCTGCGCACCGAACCGCTGGCCGACGACTCGCTGGTCGTGATCGGCCAGGCGGGCGGCACGCTGTCGGGGCGGGCGTCGATCGCGTACGCCGAGGTCGCGGAGCACCCGCTGGTGGGGCTGGATCGGAACTCGCCGCTCAGCCAGTGGATGGACGATCGGCTCGGCCCGCAGGCGCCGGCGCCGCGGTACCGCACGCTGGTGCCGACGTTGCACGCGCTGATCACGCTCGCGACGGCGGGCGCCGGGCTGGCTGTCGTACCGCGTCGTGCTGTCGATCCGAGCGCCGAGGTCGACATCTGCCCGCTGCAGGACGCGTGGTCGACCCGGCATCACCTGGTCTGCTACGCGGCCGATGCCCCGGAGGCGGCGTACCTGCTGGCGGAGCACCTGCACGCAGCAGTTAGCGTTCAGGCATGAGCGCGGACATCCCACTGCAGGCGTTCGAGGCCCTGTTGCACAGTCCGAACGCGCCGACGGTCTGCCGGGCGCTGAACATGTACCAGGTGGCCGCGGCCTACACCCAACTCAGCGGCGGCAACCCACTGGAGCCACTGGCCGCCGACGTACGCCAGGTAGCCCTCGCCATCCTCTCCCACCCACCGGTCGAGGCGAGCGAGGACATTGCCGCCGCTTTCGACCACGTGAGCGCCCTGAACGTCCTCACCACCCTCGCCCAGCCGGAAGACCTCGACGTGATCACCGGGATCCTCGATGGCACGTCCGACGACCAGGTGCGCGCCATCGCCGAGTTGGCGGCGCAGACCGCGCGCCGGGGGTAGTGGACCTGCATGCATGCAGAACCCCCGGTTTCAGGCCCGGAACCGGCCGCGCCTGCGGGTTGTGCATGCGCTGGCGTCCTCAGCGCACGGTGAGCCGCTCCGCGACAGCCTTCCGAGCCTGGTGGATGCGGGCTTTGACGGTGCCGAGCGGGACGTCCAGCTCGTCGGCGATCTCGGCGTACGAGAGGGCTCCGAGGTCGCGCAGGACGAGGGGCTGGACGAGTTGCGGGTGGCTGGACTCGAGGGCTTCCAGGGCCTCGAGCAGGTCCAGGCGGGAGCCGGCGATGACCGACGTTGTGCGTGGGTCGACGGACTCCGGGAGCACCTCGGCGGACTGCTCGACCGAGCGGCGCTTCAGCGTCCGGTAGGTCTGGCGCGCCTGGTTCGTGGCCACGATCGTCACCCAGCCGGCGAAACTCCCGGTGCCCCGGAACGTGTGCACCTTGTTCGCCACCTGGAGGAGCGTGTCCTGGACCGCTTCCTCGGCGTCCTCCCGGTGCGGCAGGAACTTGGCCACCCGGCGCTGCACCTGCGGACGGATCGCCTGCAGAAGTTGTGGAAGCACCGTCTGGTCCCCGGCCGCGGCCCGGGCTCCGAGTTCTTCCAGTTCCTCCGTCATGCTCCCCCTTGTGGACTGGTTTGTGACCGACAATAGCCGGGATGGATGTCATCGGGCGGTACCGGTTACGGGACAAGATCGGCGCGGGTGCGTTCGCGACCGTCTGGCGGGGGTACGACGACGACCTGGACGTCGACGTCGCCGTCAAGGTGCTGGCGGACAACTGGGCGTCGCGGGCCGACGTGCGGGAACGCTTCCTGTCCGAGGCGCGGCTGATGCGGCGGATCTCCAGCGACCGGGTGGTCCGGGTCTTCGACCTGGGCAAGCTCGACGACGGCCGTCCGTACTTCGTGATGGACTACGTCGGCGGCGGCACGCTGGCCGACGTACTGCGGCAGGGCCGGCTGGACGCGGTGGACGCGCTCTGGTGGGGCGCCGACCTGGCACGGGCGGTGGCCGCACTCCACGGCGAAGGCGTCGTACACCGCGACGTCACCCCGGCGAACCTGCTGCTCCGGCCGGGCGACGAGGCCGGCGGCGGGACGCACCGGATCGTGCTCGCCGACCTCGGCCTGGCGAAGCGCGCCGCGGAGGCGTCCGGCCTCACCCAGGCCGTCGGTACGCCGTCGTACATGGCGCCGGAGCAGGGCCGCGGCGACGGCGGCTTCGACGAACGCGCGGACGTCTACGCGGTCGGCGCGGTCACGTACGCACTGCTCACCGGCCATCCGCCGTACACCGCGGCCTCGATCGGCGACGTCCTGAACCGTGACCCGGACCTGCCGCCGCAGAGCCTCCGCCCGGTGCTGCACGACTCGGTCGGCCAGCTCGACGACGTCTTCGCACGGACGCTCGCGTACCGGGTCGCCGATCGCTGGGAGCGTGCCGACACCCTGGCCGACCGGCTGGAGGCGGAGGCGTACCGCCTGGAGCAGGAGGCACCGCAGCGCGCCGCCGAGCGGACCACGATCACTGAGGACGACCTGGACACCACAGTCGCCACCGATCCGCCGGTACGCCGCCGGCGCCGGATGCGCGCGTGGTTCCTACTGGCACTGCCGATCGTCTTCGCAGCAGCCGGCATCGGCGGATGGATCCTGTTCGGGCGATAACTCAGTAGACGACGGTGATTCGTTTCGCGGTCGGGTCGATCCGGGCCTCGCCACCGTACGGGAGGGTCAGCATCGGGTCGGTGTGGCCGATGTCGAGGCCCTTCACCACCACCGCGTCGGGGTTGTACTCCGTCAGCACTCGATCGACCGCGAGGTACTGATCGGTGACGTAGGCGACCGACTGCTCCGGCGTCAGCTCCTGGAACAGCGACCGCGACTTCGGCCGACCCCACAGCACAGCCTCGAAACGCTCCAGCAACCCGCGTTCGCCCATGTTCCGGAGGATCCGGTACACGGTCTCGGCGGACGGCATCTCCTCGCTGGTCTCGCCGAACAGGACACCGCCGTACGACTCGGTCGGCAGCATCCAGCGGTTCGCGGACAGCTGGAAGTCGAGGATCTCGACGCAACCGCCCCAGAGCTTCCCGGTCACCTCGCGGGTGCCGTTCCACAGCCATCCGGTCCCCGGGAACAGCGGCGGCTCGGTCTCCAGGTTCGCCGGGACGTTCCAGTCGTGGTCGGCGTCGGTCCAGCCCGTGGCCGGCGTCAGGTCGAACTCGCCGCCGGTGAACAACGCCGCGCGCAACGACCGCTCGGTGTCCGGGTGCATCGCGCCGCCGCGGCCGAACTGCACCATCACGCTGCCGCCGTAGTACCCCGGCAAGCCCTGTGAATAAAGGAAGTTCAGCAGGTTCGTGTTGTCGCTGTACCCGAAGAACGGCTTCGGATCCGCGTGGAACACCGCCGGGTCGAGGTGCTTCAGCACCGTGAGCTGGTCGTCGCCGCCGATGGTCGCGAACACCGCCCGGATCGACGGATCCGACCAGGCCGCATGCAGATCGGCGGCGCGCTCCGCCGGCGTACTCCCGAGCTTGCGGGTGGTCGGGTACTCGACCGGCTCCAGCCCGAAGTCGTCGCGCAGCCGCCGCAGCCCCAACTCATAAGGCCCCGGGAAGATCTCCGGCAGCCCGCGGGACGGCGAGACGATCGCGACCCGGTCACCTGGCTTCAAAACTGAGGGCATGTCTCACAATCCCACGCCTACTGCGGGGCACTCGGCACGGCACCTCGCCGCACGGGTGCAAAGGCCACGATGCTCCGCATCGAGACCTTCGCCCCCGCGCGCCGAGCTACCGCACCGAGCACCTCCTCGCGACGGCGTGGGATTGTGAGACATGCCCTAGACTCCGATCGGGTGCCAGACGGTTTTCAGTTCGAGGTACTGCGTGAGCCGGGACAGGCCCTGGTCCGCGGACCAGTCCTCCTCGGCGGGGCGGCGTACCCGCTTGAGGTTGCCGGCGGCGGCGATCTCCAGGTCGCGGGCCTCGTCCGCGGTCTCGATCCCGCACAGGTCGATCGCGTTCACGTCCTGGTGCGACGCCAGCCACGGCCCGATCTCGGACGCGGAGCCGGTCAGGAGGTTCACCACCCCGCCCGGTACGTCGGAGGTCGCCATCACCTCGCCCAGCGTCACGGCGGGCAACGGGCGCTCGTACGACGACACCGCGACCACCGTGTTGCCGGACACGATCGCAGGCGCGATCACGCTGGTCAGGCCGAGCAGGCTGGAGTCCTGCGGGGCGAGGACCGCGACCACACCGGTTGCCTCGGGCAACGAGAAGTCGAAGTACGGGCCGGCCACCGGGTTCGAGGAGCCGACCACCTGGGCGATCTTGTCGGCCCACCCGGCGTACCAGACCCAGCGGTCGATCGCCTCGTCCACGACTGCGCGCGCCTTCGAGATCGACAGCCCCTCGGACTGCGACACCTCCGCGCTGAACTGCTGGTGCCGGCCCTCCATCACCTCGGCGATCCGGTACAGCACCTGGCCGCGGTTGTACGCCGTCCGCGCGTGCCAGCCGTTGAACGCCTTCCGGGCCGCGACCACCGCGTCCCGGGCGTCCTTGCGGGAGGCCTGCGACGCGTTCGCGAGGAACTTGCCCTTGGCATTGTTCACGACGTACGACCGGCCGGATTCGCTGCGTGGGAAGGCGCCGCCGATGTAGAGCTTGTAGGTCTTGCGCACTTCGAGCCGTTGCGTGGCGGTGTCCTTAGTGGGCAAGGTAGGCCTCCAGACCGTGGCGACCGCCTTCGCGGCCGTAGCCCGACTCCTTGTACCCGCCGAACGGCGAGGTCGGGTCGAAGCGGTTGAACGTGTTCGCCCAGACCACGCCCGCGCGCAGCTGGTTCGCCATCCAGAGGATCCGGGAACCCTTGTCGGTCCAGATCCCCGCGGACAGCCCGAACGGGGTGTTGTTCGCCTTCTCGACCGCCTCGGCCGGAGTGCGGAACGTCAGCACCGACAGCACCGGCCCGAAGATCTCCTCGCGGGCGATCCGGTGCGCCTGCGAGACACCCGTGAAGACGGTCGGCGGGAACCAGTACCCCTGCGGCGGCAGCTCGCACGCCGGCGACCAGCGCTCGGCGCCCTCGTCCTCGCCGATCTGCGACAGCTCGCGGATCTTCGCCAGCTGGGCGGCCGAGTTGATCGCGCCGATGTCGGTGTTCTTGTCCAGCGGGTCGCCGACCCGCAGGGTCTCCATCCGGCGCTTCAGCCGGCCGAGCACCTCGTCGTACACGCTCTCCTGGACCAGCAGCCGCGAACCCGCGCAGCAGACGTGGCCCTGGTTGAAGAAGATGCCGTTGACGATGCCCTCGATGGTCTGGTCGATCGGCGCGTCCTCGAAGACGATGTTCGCCGCCTTGCCGCCAAGCTCCAGCGTGACCGCCTTGTGCGTCCCGGCGACCGACTTCGCGATCGCGCGGCCGACCGCGGTCGACCCGGTGAACGCGACCTTGTCGACGTCCGGGTGCTCGACCAGCGCCTGACCGGTCCGGCCCGCACCGGTGACGATGTTGACCACCCCCGGCGGCAGATCCGCCTGCTGGCAGATCTCCGCGAACGCGAGCGCGGTCAGCGGGGTGGTCTCGGCCGGCTTCAGTACGACGGTGTTGCCCGCGGCAAGCGCCGGGGCGATCTTCCAGGCCAGCATCAGCATCGGGAAGTTCCACGGGATCACCTGGCCCGCGACACCCCACGGCTGCGGGTCGTCACCGACACCGGCGTACTCCAGCTTGTCGGCCCAGCCCGCGTAGTAGAAGAAGTGTGCGGCCACCAACGGGATGTCGACGTCGCGGGACTCGCGGATCGGCTTGCCGTTGTCGAGCGACTCCAGCACCGCCAGCTCACGCGAGCGCTCCTGGATCAGCCGGGCGATCCGGAACAGGTACTTCGCCCGGTCCTTGCCGCTCATCGGGCCCCAGACCTTGTCGAACGCCTTCCTTGCGGCGCGAACCGCCTTGTCGACATCCGCCGGCCCGGCCTCGCTGACCTCGGCCAGCACCTCTTCGGAGGCAGGGCTGACGGTCTTGAAGGGCTTGCCGTCGGTGGCGTCGGTGAACTGGCCGTTGACGAACAGCCCGTACGACGACTTGATGTCGACGATCGCCCTCGACTCCGGGGCGGGTGCGTACTCGAATCTGCTCATGCCTGTCAGTCCAAGGTGAAGTAGTCGGGGCCCGGGTAGTGCCCGGTGGCCAGCTTGGTGCGTTGCATCAGCAGGTCGTTCAGCAGGCTGGACGCCCCGAAGCGGAACAACTCCGGGTCCAGCCAGTCCGGTCCGGCCGTCTCGTTGACCGTGACCAGGTACTTGATCGCGTCCTTCGACGTCCGGATGCCGCCGGCCGGCTTGACGCCGATGTGCAGCCCGGTGGCCTCGTGGTAGTCGCGGACCGCCTCCAGCATCACCAGCGTGACCGGCAGCGTGGCCGCGGGGGACACCTTGCCGGTGGAGGTCTTGATGAAGTCCGCGCCGGCCAGCATCGCCAGCCAGGACGCCCGCCGGACGTTGTCGTAGGTGACCAGCTCGCCGGTCTCCAGGATCACCTTGAGATGTGCGTCACCCGCGGCCTCGCGGATCGCGGAGATCTCGTCGAAGACCAGCGCGTACCGCCCGGAGAGGAAGGCGCCGCGGTCGATCACCATGTCGACCTCGTCGGCACCGGACGCGACCGCGTCCCTGGTGTCCTGGACCTTGATCGCCAGGCTGGAACGCCCGCTGGGGAAGGCGGTCGCGACACTCGCGACGTTGATCCCGGAGCCCTCCAGCTCGCGCTTCGCGGTGGCGACCAGGTCCGGGTACACACAGACAGCGGCCACCTGCGGAGCGGTCGGGTCGGCCGGGTCGGGCCGTTTCGCCTTCGCACACAGGGCCCGCACCTTGCCGGGGGTGTCCTGGCCCTCCAGCGTGGTCAGGTCGATCATCGAGATCGCCAGGTCCAGTGCGTAGGCCTTGGCGGTGGTCTTGATCGACCGGGTGCTCAGGGTGGCGGCACGGGCCTCCGCGCCGACCTGGTCGACGCCCGGCAGCCCGAGCAGGAACCGGCGCAGCCGATCCTCGGACGAGGTCACGTCGGCCAAGCTGTCGACGCCGCTGTCGAGTGTGGTCACCCAACGCAGTCTAGTGCCGATTCTGAGCGCCGGTTACGTTGTGCTGGTGAAGTCGAAATCGCCGGAGAGCGAGCAGTACCTGTCCCCGTCGAACCGGATCACCGGGACCGTCGTGCTGGTGATCGGGGCACTCGGCCTGCTCGACGTGGTCCTGGAATGGCGGACCGCGACGGGTGTCCTGGTCGGCAGCATCATCGGGATCTTCATGGTGCTTACGTACGTCGGCCTGATCCGGCCGTCGGTGACGCTCGACCCGGACCACCTGCTGCTCCGCAACCACCTGCGCGACCACCGGATCCCGTGGTCGAAGGTGACCGGCGCCGACGTCACCGACCTGCTCCGGGTGCACACCGAGGCGAACCGTTACCGCGCGCCCGGCGTCCAACTGGTCATGCGCGATCTTCGGAAGCAACGGGTCGGCGGCCGCAAGCTCGCCGCGGACAGCTCGATCTCCAAGGCCGACATCGTGGTCAGCCGGATCGAGAGCCACCAGGAGCAGTACGCCGGGAAGTCCGGCGGCGAGGTGGTCACCGCCTGGGCCCGGCCGGAGCTGATCGTGCTCGCGGCGCTGGCCGTGATCGCCGTCGTCGCAGGCATCCTGCGCTGATCAGGTGCTGATCCGTTGCTGACCCGACGTACGTTCGTCCGCGCCGGCGGCGCTGCGGCCGTCGCCGGCGTCGCCGGTGTCGCTGCCCTCGAGACCGGCACGGTCCCCGGCCGTGGCCGGGTCCACCAGCTCCTCGGACTGACCGGACCGGACGGCGTGGTCCCCGACGTCCCCGCGGGCCCGGTCGTGTCCGGGACCTTCGCGTCCCGCGCCCGCCGTACCGACGTGGGCTACAGCGTCATCTACCCGGACGGGTACGACGCGACCGCCGAACTGCCTGTCGTCCTGGCCTTGCACGGCCGCGGTGGCGACCACACGTCCGCGATCAACGACCTCGGGATGGACCGCTTCCTCACCGCGACCGTCCGGGCAGGCACGCCGGCCTTCGCGCTCGCGTCCGTGGACGGCGGCCGGGATAGCTACTGGCACCGGCGGGCCAACGGCAACGATCCCGGTTTCATGATCGCGCAGGAGTTCCTGCCGCTGCTGGCCGGCCGCGGCCTGCGTATCGCCCGGTACGGCGTCTTCGGCTGGTCGATGGGCGGGTACGGCGCGTTGCTCTGGGTCGCCCTGCACTACTGGCAGCGTCAGGTCGGGCCGGCAGCGCGGGCGGTCGCCGTCGGGGCGCTCAGCCCGGCGCTGTGGCACCGGTACGAGGATGCGCAGCCCGGAGCGTTCGACGACGCGGCCGACTTCGAGAGCAACCAGCTGTTCGGCCGTCCGAACGGGTTCCGGGACGTGGCTGCCCGGATCGACTGCGGGCGGGACGACCCGTTCGCGGCAGCGGCCCGCGATCTGCGCACCGAGCTGGACGCGGACGGCGGGCAGCAGCCCGGTCTGCACACCGGTGGTTACTGGCGGCGCATGCTTCCTGACCAACTGCGATTCCTGGGTGCGAAACTTGGCGGCTGAGAAGCAACTCGGCGGAACTGTGGCGCGAATCGCCGCGTCAGAGCCCGTGTTCCCGCCCTGGTGAACCCCTGTGCACCTCAGGATTGGTCCAACAGGTCCCTTAGACACATCGAGAGTGGAGCTCATGGTCAACCTCTCCCGTTTCACCCTGCGTGGCATGGCCACCGTCGGTGCCCTGGCCGGCTTGGCCGCCGTGGCACTGCCGAACGCCCAGGCCGCGCAGACCACCAGCACGGCGACCACGGCCAGCACGGCCGCGACCGCGTCTCAGTCCGCGCCGGTCGACGGTACGGCGTACGCGATCGGCAACCCGCCGGCTGGTGATGCACTGACCACGAAGTCGTCGCTGACGAACGTCGTGCAGTACAACCGGCTGTACAAGACCGGCGCGATCCCGACCTCCAACTGCAAGGAGCTGAACGTCTCGCTGCGGACGTTCTCCGGTGTCGTGGCGTACGAGAACAATCTGTTCAAGTGTCTGTACGGCTCCTGGGCGCTGCCGCTGAAGCAGGCCGGCGCGGCGTACAAGGTCGCCCCGAAGCTGGTCGTGCACAACAGCCGCACGGTCAACTCGAACTGCGGCGTCGTCACCGACACCGCGTTCTTCTGCGGCTACAACGGCAAGGCCTGGATCTACATCCCGGCG harbors:
- a CDS encoding PH domain-containing protein; the protein is MKSKSPESEQYLSPSNRITGTVVLVIGALGLLDVVLEWRTATGVLVGSIIGIFMVLTYVGLIRPSVTLDPDHLLLRNHLRDHRIPWSKVTGADVTDLLRVHTEANRYRAPGVQLVMRDLRKQRVGGRKLAADSSISKADIVVSRIESHQEQYAGKSGGEVVTAWARPELIVLAALAVIAVVAGILR
- a CDS encoding alpha/beta hydrolase, yielding MLTRRTFVRAGGAAAVAGVAGVAALETGTVPGRGRVHQLLGLTGPDGVVPDVPAGPVVSGTFASRARRTDVGYSVIYPDGYDATAELPVVLALHGRGGDHTSAINDLGMDRFLTATVRAGTPAFALASVDGGRDSYWHRRANGNDPGFMIAQEFLPLLAGRGLRIARYGVFGWSMGGYGALLWVALHYWQRQVGPAARAVAVGALSPALWHRYEDAQPGAFDDAADFESNQLFGRPNGFRDVAARIDCGRDDPFAAAARDLRTELDADGGQQPGLHTGGYWRRMLPDQLRFLGAKLGG
- a CDS encoding neutral zinc metallopeptidase, whose protein sequence is MATVGALAGLAAVALPNAQAAQTTSTATTASTAATASQSAPVDGTAYAIGNPPAGDALTTKSSLTNVVQYNRLYKTGAIPTSNCKELNVSLRTFSGVVAYENNLFKCLYGSWALPLKQAGAAYKVAPKLVVHNSRTVNSNCGVVTDTAFFCGYNGKAWIYIPAYQIMNYWKQSPTMARAYATFTLSHEYGHHVQWLTGILNASWQRSAAFSTNAARLEESRRRELQASCLGGAVDGANKRNYPFSGGFMSQYNWVISHSGDQPGGPRDHGAIKNHAFWVTAGFNARHSFTVAGNCNTFRAASSAVA